One Sporosarcina sp. FSL W8-0480 genomic window, ATGAATGACCTGATTGAATTGATGGATCCACGGTACATCGAAGTGTGGGCTAAGTTTACACCACGCGGCGGAATCTCCATTGATCCGTATTGCAATTATGGAAAACCGGGCACAATGTTTGAGCAAATGGCGATGAACCGTCTCATGCAGCACGATTTGTATCCGGAGAATATTGATAATCGATAAGTAGAATGAATGAAGAGCGTTAGACCCGTTGATACGGAAGTCTAACGCTCTTTTTACATTGTGGAAATGTTGAATCTTTAATTGTTTAATAACCTAATCCCCTTCAACCATAAGATACTAAACTATACTATGTAACGTTATAAAACATAGCAAAGGAGGTGAAGGCATGCATAAGATAATAGCTGCGTTAGCAAACTTAATAGACGTTCGGAGTATCATTTCTTTATGTGCCGTAGGGGTCTTTGCTGTGCTATCCTTGAAAGGGGTATTCGAACCTACGGAAGTTATGTCCGTCATCCTTATCGTGTTCAGCTTCTATTTAGGACGGACAACAGGAAAAGCAGAGGGGGTGAACGAAACCCTTGTCAACAATCAAAAAAATGGAAGTGGGCAATAATGCCGTCCCCGCTAAGACAACCACAGCAAGAAACCGCATTGGATACCTACAACATTTAAGTAAATGCAAAATGCCATAAACCCTTTACTCATAAAGGTTTACGGCATTTTTTAATATGTAGTTATACGTCACTTTAATGGATATTAACACGACATCAAGAAAGACCTTTGAGTTCAGATAGTGCCTGTTGCAAGGTTCCTTTTGTAATTTGACCACTAAAGTCCAATCCAAGACTGACAGCAGTCTGAGCCACTTCTGGCCTAACACCTGTTAGTATCGTTTTAACTCCTAACAAATTTAATGTAGAGCTCAGATTAAAGATATGATGTGCCACCATTGTATCGACAATAGCTACCCCAGACAAATCGAGTATTAAGTAAGATATTCCTAATCTCCCTACTTCTTTCGTCGTATTCTCCATCAACAATAATGCCCGTTCAGTATCAATATCTCCGATTAATGGCAGTATCGCGATATCTTTAGAGATAGAAACAATAGGAACAGATAATTCAATAAACGCTTTTCTTGCATTATCAAGATTAACAGTGTAGAAGTTAACAAAGGTTAAGCTAAAACAGTAAACAGCAT contains:
- a CDS encoding STAS domain-containing protein, whose protein sequence is MINEMELLGKALLDEKINIARKIHELRLSEIPEDQRQLIPSHIEEEIVRLRANFVGLFGEFLAEPEKREMANDLIEKWANETSEYVYKLGVPLDEALKDTTLYRTYIHEVFENMVITQDMSVKTLLATIKIIDPLLDYAVYCFSLTFVNFYTVNLDNARKAFIELSVPIVSISKDIAILPLIGDIDTERALLLMENTTKEVGRLGISYLILDLSGVAIVDTMVAHHIFNLSSTLNLLGVKTILTGVRPEVAQTAVSLGLDFSGQITKGTLQQALSELKGLS